Proteins encoded in a region of the Haloglomus salinum genome:
- a CDS encoding heavy metal translocating P-type ATPase — MTETPNAAGPPRGSGQRRELTARLAVPEMDCPSCAQKVDKSLERVDGVVEVALQPTTGTATVTYDPDRTTEADVVRAVENAGYEVVGRGAESDDDRGGGGMEVAPPSEVWTSSRAVKTWVGAVFVSLGLLFKFVLAGQNLAVASVLEHPLHVADVLFLVAIVTSGIPVVRGGYYSAKNLSLDIDLLMGTAIIAATGIGYFVEAATLAVLFSIAELLEDYAMDRARDSLRELMELSPDEATVRRDTGSSETPGTGGEEVTIPADEVEVGETVIVRPGDKIPLDGTVVEGRSAVDESPITGESVPVDKAVGDEVYAGSINEDGYLEFETTAPASESTLSQIIEMVQGAQANKTEKEQFVDRFAGYYTPVVVVLAILTAALPPLFISGGATVGVAGVSHTFSGSWQTWFIRGLTLLVIACPCAFVISTPVSVVSGITSAAKNGVLIKGGNHLEAMGDVDAIAVDKTGTLTRGELAVTDVVSLGDASEETVLRHAAALEQRSEHPIGEAILACADAAAVGDLPGIEGFESITGKGIRAAIGGETYYAGKPSLFEELGFDLAHAHLRADGGTVAEVADEQCEREDCADIENGAIARFEDEGKTVILVGTEDELVGVIAIADEVRPAAERAVERLHDLGVAHVVMLTGDNEGTARAIAGQVGVDEYRAELLPDEKVDAVAELQAEYGDVAMVGDGINDAPALATADVGIAMGAAGTDTAIETADIALMGDDIGKLPYLYALSNKANGVIRQNIWSSLGVKALLALGVPLGLVSVALAVVVGDMGMSLGVTGNSMRLSRMAPDRFFDT; from the coding sequence ATGACAGAGACCCCGAATGCGGCGGGGCCGCCACGCGGCAGCGGGCAGCGACGCGAGCTGACCGCCCGCCTCGCCGTCCCCGAGATGGACTGCCCCTCCTGCGCGCAGAAGGTCGACAAGAGCCTCGAGCGCGTCGACGGCGTGGTCGAGGTCGCTCTCCAGCCGACCACCGGCACGGCCACGGTCACCTACGACCCCGACCGCACCACCGAAGCCGATGTCGTTCGGGCCGTCGAGAACGCGGGCTACGAGGTCGTCGGTCGCGGTGCCGAGAGCGACGACGACAGGGGCGGCGGTGGGATGGAGGTCGCACCGCCGTCCGAGGTCTGGACGAGTTCCCGGGCGGTCAAGACGTGGGTCGGCGCGGTGTTCGTGTCGCTCGGCCTCCTCTTCAAGTTCGTCCTGGCCGGACAGAACCTCGCCGTCGCCAGCGTCCTCGAGCACCCACTTCACGTCGCGGACGTGCTCTTCCTCGTCGCGATCGTCACCAGCGGTATCCCGGTCGTTCGCGGCGGCTACTACTCCGCGAAGAACCTGAGCCTCGACATCGACCTGCTGATGGGGACGGCCATCATCGCCGCGACCGGCATCGGCTACTTCGTCGAGGCCGCGACGCTGGCGGTGCTGTTCAGTATCGCCGAACTGCTGGAGGACTACGCGATGGACCGGGCGCGTGACTCCCTGCGGGAGCTGATGGAGCTGTCGCCCGACGAGGCGACCGTCCGCCGCGACACCGGGTCGTCGGAGACACCCGGAACCGGCGGCGAGGAGGTGACCATCCCCGCCGACGAGGTCGAAGTCGGCGAGACGGTCATCGTCCGCCCCGGCGACAAGATCCCGCTCGACGGCACCGTCGTCGAGGGCAGGAGTGCCGTCGACGAGTCCCCCATCACCGGCGAGAGCGTCCCCGTCGACAAGGCGGTCGGCGACGAGGTGTACGCCGGCAGCATCAACGAGGACGGATATCTCGAGTTCGAGACGACCGCGCCCGCCTCGGAGTCGACGCTCTCCCAGATCATCGAGATGGTGCAGGGCGCACAGGCGAACAAGACCGAGAAGGAGCAGTTCGTCGACCGGTTCGCGGGCTACTACACCCCGGTGGTCGTCGTCCTGGCGATTCTGACCGCCGCGCTCCCGCCGCTGTTCATCAGTGGGGGGGCCACCGTCGGGGTCGCCGGCGTCTCGCACACCTTCAGCGGGAGCTGGCAGACGTGGTTCATCCGCGGGCTCACTCTGCTGGTCATCGCGTGTCCGTGTGCGTTCGTCATCTCCACGCCCGTCTCCGTGGTGTCGGGAATCACCAGCGCCGCGAAGAACGGCGTCCTCATCAAGGGTGGCAACCACCTCGAGGCGATGGGTGATGTCGACGCCATCGCCGTGGACAAGACGGGGACCCTCACCAGGGGCGAACTCGCGGTCACGGATGTGGTCTCGCTCGGTGATGCGAGCGAGGAGACAGTGCTCCGGCACGCGGCCGCGCTCGAGCAGCGGAGTGAACACCCCATCGGCGAGGCGATTCTCGCGTGTGCCGACGCGGCGGCGGTCGGCGACCTGCCGGGCATCGAAGGGTTCGAGAGCATCACGGGGAAGGGTATCCGCGCGGCTATCGGCGGCGAGACGTACTACGCGGGCAAGCCGTCCCTGTTCGAGGAACTGGGCTTCGACCTGGCGCACGCGCACCTCCGTGCCGACGGCGGGACGGTCGCCGAGGTGGCAGACGAGCAGTGCGAGCGCGAGGACTGTGCCGACATCGAGAACGGCGCTATCGCCCGGTTCGAGGACGAAGGGAAGACGGTCATCCTCGTCGGCACCGAGGACGAACTGGTCGGCGTCATCGCTATCGCCGACGAGGTGCGGCCGGCCGCCGAGCGGGCAGTCGAGCGGCTGCACGACCTCGGTGTCGCACACGTGGTGATGCTGACCGGCGACAACGAGGGCACCGCCCGCGCCATCGCCGGGCAGGTCGGCGTGGACGAGTACCGGGCCGAACTGTTGCCGGACGAGAAGGTCGACGCCGTGGCGGAGCTGCAGGCGGAGTACGGCGACGTGGCGATGGTCGGCGACGGCATCAACGACGCCCCCGCGCTGGCGACCGCCGATGTCGGAATCGCGATGGGCGCCGCCGGCACGGACACGGCCATCGAGACCGCCGACATCGCGCTGATGGGTGACGACATCGGCAAGCTCCCCTACCTCTACGCGCTCTCGAACAAGGCCAACGGCGTCATCAGGCAGAACATCTGGTCGAGTCTCGGCGTGAAGGCACTGCTCGCACTCGGCGTCCCGCTGGGGCTGGTGAGCGTCGCGCTGGCGGTCGTGGTCGGCGACATGGGGATGAGCCTCGGCGTGACGGGCAACTCGATGCGGCTCTCGCGGATGGCGCCCGACCGGTTCTTCGACACCTGA
- a CDS encoding helix-turn-helix domain-containing protein: protein MRELVFALEYEPGCNRVADALADHPDARVRSLSLHATAERLWRVDHANGTPDALDAIEDAFHNSDYYADCLATEDCGATQTTRVLDRTDGALVLYSDWERTPTCASVPHIARDHLGDGVLFETRHEGRHYTWRLIHSGEGDLAAFFDDLEAAVGECARLEMLRTADTTASAGGSDGKTSGLSPEQEAALRAAVEHGYYESPREVDVGELAEHLDVPRSTLTYRLRRAEEHLAKQHVAGEREASERLASR, encoded by the coding sequence ATGCGCGAACTCGTCTTCGCCCTCGAGTACGAGCCAGGGTGCAACAGGGTGGCGGACGCCCTCGCCGACCACCCCGACGCCCGCGTCCGCTCGCTCTCGCTGCACGCCACCGCCGAGCGGCTCTGGCGGGTCGACCACGCCAACGGGACCCCGGACGCGCTCGACGCCATCGAGGACGCCTTCCACAACAGCGACTACTACGCCGACTGCCTGGCGACCGAGGACTGTGGCGCCACGCAGACCACCCGCGTCCTCGACCGCACGGACGGTGCGCTCGTCCTCTACTCCGACTGGGAGCGCACGCCCACCTGTGCCTCGGTTCCCCACATCGCCCGCGACCACCTCGGGGACGGCGTGCTGTTCGAGACGCGCCACGAGGGCCGCCACTACACGTGGCGGCTCATCCACTCCGGGGAGGGGGACCTGGCGGCCTTCTTCGACGATCTGGAGGCGGCTGTCGGGGAGTGTGCCCGGCTGGAGATGCTCCGAACCGCGGATACTACGGCATCGGCTGGGGGGAGCGACGGGAAGACGAGCGGCCTGTCCCCGGAGCAGGAGGCCGCGCTCCGGGCAGCCGTCGAACACGGCTACTACGAGTCGCCCCGCGAGGTCGATGTCGGGGAGCTGGCCGAGCATCTCGACGTACCACGGTCGACGCTCACCTACCGGCTCCGCCGGGCGGAGGAACACCTGGCGAAGCAACACGTCGCAGGCGAGCGGGAAGCGAGCGAACGACTTGCGTCGCGCTGA
- a CDS encoding twin-arginine translocation signal domain-containing protein, translating into MGLHTNAEGGTEGSRTPVDRRRFLRGATTVGAGLALAGCSTDVGDFGDGGDGGDGGGDGGGGDATPTSVGTEPPLTPADCDPEPIESDITSDTTWDASDCPRVALETNVRVTSGATLTIEPGVEVVGKPGSKLTVKGDGTLVASGSASDPIWFYGDSRVPAHWQTIEIESENPNELSNVVVHDAGGGDWANVWVQGGARLSVTDSWFANSGTWGLVAEDGATLDFARNAFTGNETAPLSVSTTLVGALDGVSLYAGGNGTDHIEVSAADVESEATWPATDAPFFFEGNSRLLAPVSVDRGARFTFAEGGKLTVKPEGSLAASGTSERPIVFEGDEEVPGYWQTIEFESNNPDNELSNVVVRDAGGGDWANVWVQGGARLSVSNSTFANSATWGLVAEDGATLPEFATNTFTGNETAPLSVSTTLVGALDAGSTYAGDNGADRIEVDGTDVESEATWPATDAPIYLQGNSRLFAPVSVDSGAQFTFAEGGKLTVKPEGALSADAGDGEPIVFEGAEQSPGYWQTIEFESNNPDNVLDNVEVAYGGGGDWANVWVQNGARLSLTNSRLANSATWGLVVEGGATFEGRNNVYENNAEGGIRDDTS; encoded by the coding sequence ATGGGACTGCATACCAATGCAGAGGGGGGAACGGAGGGGAGTCGAACGCCGGTCGACCGACGCCGGTTCCTCAGGGGTGCCACGACGGTCGGTGCCGGACTCGCCCTCGCCGGGTGTAGTACGGATGTCGGCGACTTCGGCGACGGCGGCGATGGTGGGGACGGTGGGGGTGACGGCGGCGGCGGCGACGCGACCCCAACCAGCGTGGGCACGGAGCCCCCGCTCACCCCCGCGGACTGTGACCCGGAGCCGATCGAGTCGGACATCACGTCGGACACGACCTGGGACGCCAGCGACTGTCCGCGGGTCGCCCTCGAGACCAACGTCAGGGTCACCAGCGGGGCGACGCTGACCATCGAACCGGGCGTCGAGGTCGTCGGCAAGCCCGGGTCGAAGCTGACGGTGAAGGGCGACGGGACGCTCGTAGCTAGCGGCAGCGCCAGCGACCCCATCTGGTTCTACGGTGACTCGAGGGTGCCGGCCCACTGGCAGACCATCGAGATAGAGTCGGAGAACCCCAACGAACTGTCGAACGTGGTCGTCCACGATGCGGGCGGCGGCGACTGGGCGAACGTCTGGGTGCAGGGTGGCGCTCGACTCTCGGTGACCGACTCCTGGTTCGCCAACAGCGGGACGTGGGGACTGGTGGCCGAGGACGGCGCCACGCTCGATTTCGCGCGGAACGCGTTCACCGGGAACGAGACGGCGCCGCTGTCGGTGTCCACGACGCTCGTCGGCGCGCTCGACGGCGTCTCGCTGTACGCCGGCGGCAACGGGACCGACCACATCGAGGTCAGCGCTGCGGATGTCGAGAGCGAGGCCACGTGGCCCGCCACCGACGCCCCGTTCTTCTTCGAAGGGAACAGTCGGCTGCTCGCTCCTGTCTCGGTCGACCGGGGGGCGCGGTTCACCTTCGCGGAAGGCGGGAAGTTGACGGTCAAACCGGAAGGGTCGCTCGCCGCGAGCGGGACGAGCGAGCGCCCGATCGTCTTCGAGGGCGACGAGGAGGTCCCCGGCTACTGGCAGACCATCGAGTTCGAATCCAACAACCCCGACAACGAACTGTCGAACGTGGTCGTCCGGGACGCGGGCGGCGGCGACTGGGCGAACGTCTGGGTGCAGGGCGGTGCCCGACTCTCTGTTTCGAACAGCACGTTCGCCAACAGCGCCACGTGGGGGCTGGTGGCCGAGGACGGTGCCACGCTCCCGGAGTTCGCGACGAACACGTTCACCGGGAACGAGACGGCGCCGCTGTCGGTGTCCACGACGCTCGTCGGCGCGCTCGATGCCGGGTCGACCTACGCCGGCGACAACGGTGCCGACCGCATCGAAGTCGACGGAACGGATGTCGAGAGCGAGGCCACGTGGCCTGCCACGGACGCTCCCATCTATCTTCAGGGCAACAGCCGACTGTTCGCCCCCGTCTCGGTCGACTCCGGGGCACAGTTCACCTTCGCCGAAGGCGGGAAGCTGACCGTCAAACCGGAGGGCGCGCTCTCGGCGGACGCCGGGGACGGGGAGCCCATCGTCTTCGAGGGCGCCGAGCAGTCGCCGGGCTACTGGCAGACCATCGAGTTCGAATCCAACAACCCCGACAACGTCCTCGACAACGTGGAGGTGGCCTACGGCGGCGGTGGCGACTGGGCGAACGTCTGGGTGCAGAACGGTGCCCGCCTCTCCCTGACCAACTCCAGACTCGCGAACAGCGCCACCTGGGGCCTCGTCGTCGAGGGGGGCGCGACCTTCGAGGGGCGCAACAACGTCTACGAGAACAACGCCGAAGGCGGCATCAGGGACGACACCAGCTGA
- a CDS encoding ribbon-helix-helix domain-containing protein — translation MPKISVEMPQELLEDLDEHVGDDGKFVNRSDAIRASVRKTLDVLDEIDARHGRLDDEEEG, via the coding sequence ATGCCCAAGATATCCGTCGAGATGCCCCAGGAGCTCCTCGAGGACCTCGACGAGCACGTCGGCGACGACGGGAAGTTCGTCAACCGGAGCGACGCCATCCGCGCCTCCGTGCGGAAGACGCTGGACGTGCTGGACGAGATCGACGCCCGCCACGGGCGGCTGGACGACGAGGAAGAAGGGTAG
- a CDS encoding 23S rRNA (uridine(2552)-2'-O)-methyltransferase, which yields MTGRDEYYNRAKQEGYRSRAAYKLQQLDEECGLLSQGDIVVDLGAAPGGWLQVAAQRVGASGKVVGVDLQNVRNLSEDEAGSGDGAAHVETVRGDMTEADTRERVQELVGEGGADTVLSDMAPNMSGEYDLDHARSVHLARQAFETALTVLPAGGDLAVKVFDGRDLDDLKADVDAEFEYVREVRPPASRDASSELYLVAKNRLTAPVRAGDEVVVEVSDEGNEGDGIARVEGYTLFVPGTSVGDRVRVRVDEVKPKFGFAEVVDRDPDE from the coding sequence ATGACGGGTCGTGACGAGTACTACAACCGCGCCAAGCAGGAGGGCTACCGCTCGCGGGCGGCGTACAAGCTCCAGCAACTCGACGAGGAGTGTGGCCTCCTCTCACAGGGCGACATCGTCGTCGACCTGGGTGCCGCTCCCGGTGGCTGGCTGCAGGTCGCGGCCCAGCGCGTCGGTGCGAGCGGCAAGGTCGTCGGCGTCGACCTCCAGAACGTCCGGAACCTCTCGGAGGACGAGGCCGGCAGCGGCGACGGTGCCGCACACGTCGAGACCGTCCGCGGGGACATGACCGAGGCCGACACCCGCGAGCGGGTCCAGGAGCTGGTCGGCGAGGGCGGCGCCGACACCGTCCTCTCGGACATGGCGCCGAACATGAGCGGGGAGTACGACCTCGACCACGCCCGCTCGGTCCACCTCGCGCGACAGGCGTTCGAGACCGCACTGACGGTGCTCCCGGCGGGCGGCGACCTCGCCGTGAAGGTGTTCGACGGACGCGACCTCGACGACCTGAAGGCCGATGTCGACGCGGAGTTCGAGTACGTCCGCGAGGTCCGGCCGCCCGCCTCGCGGGACGCGTCCTCGGAGCTCTACCTCGTCGCGAAGAACCGCCTCACGGCACCCGTCCGAGCCGGAGACGAGGTCGTCGTCGAGGTGAGCGACGAGGGCAACGAGGGCGACGGCATCGCCCGCGTCGAGGGGTACACGCTGTTCGTCCCGGGAACGAGCGTGGGCGACCGGGTTCGGGTACGGGTCGACGAGGTGAAGCCGAAATTCGGCTTCGCCGAGGTCGTGGACCGGGACCCGGACGAGTAG